One segment of Paenibacillus rhizovicinus DNA contains the following:
- a CDS encoding ABC transporter permease — MRRLSRLRGIGRPAAGEETAAERCTVSPFWVIVQKEFGDHMRSWRFGILIGIITLACIGSIYAAITALKGGVKTQDTDTAYLFLQMFTASDGTLPTFATFVSFLGPLMGIALGFDAINSERGKGTLSRLLSQPIYRDDFIRAKFTASLLLIAVVLFALGFLIMGLGLFTIGYPPTPEEVLRVVLFLVIGVIYVGFWLNLSMLLSIRFRQAATSALSGIALWIFFSVFYGMIMGIVDKASAPPETSALSILLRHAKMMLMLNRLSPSYLFTETTSTMLTPGVRSLGPLTTEQVVGAIASPLPLSQSLLLCWPQLVGLLAATMICFGLSYALFMRQEIRSRA, encoded by the coding sequence ATGCGCAGGCTGTCCCGGCTCCGGGGCATTGGCCGACCTGCGGCCGGCGAAGAAACCGCCGCGGAACGATGCACCGTTTCCCCGTTCTGGGTCATCGTGCAGAAGGAATTCGGCGACCATATGCGGAGCTGGCGCTTCGGCATCCTAATCGGCATCATTACGCTCGCGTGCATCGGCTCCATCTATGCGGCGATCACGGCGCTGAAGGGCGGCGTCAAGACGCAGGACACCGATACGGCTTACCTGTTCCTGCAAATGTTCACCGCTTCCGACGGAACGCTGCCGACGTTCGCCACGTTCGTTTCTTTCCTCGGGCCGCTGATGGGCATCGCCCTCGGCTTCGACGCCATCAACTCGGAGCGCGGCAAAGGCACCTTGAGCCGGCTGCTGTCCCAGCCCATCTATCGCGACGACTTCATCCGTGCCAAATTCACGGCTTCGCTGCTGTTGATCGCAGTCGTCCTGTTCGCGCTCGGCTTCCTCATCATGGGACTCGGACTGTTCACGATCGGCTACCCGCCGACACCCGAAGAAGTGCTGCGGGTGGTACTGTTTCTCGTCATCGGTGTCATCTACGTCGGCTTCTGGCTGAACCTGTCGATGCTGCTGTCCATCCGCTTCCGGCAAGCGGCCACCTCCGCGCTGTCGGGCATCGCCTTATGGATTTTCTTCTCCGTGTTCTACGGCATGATCATGGGCATCGTCGACAAAGCCTCGGCTCCGCCCGAGACGTCGGCACTCAGCATCCTGCTCCGCCATGCCAAAATGATGCTCATGCTCAACCGGCTGTCGCCCTCCTACTTGTTCACGGAGACGACGAGCACGATGCTCACGCCAGGCGTCCGTTCGCTCGGCCCGCTGACGACGGAGCAGGTCGTCGGCGCGATCGCAAGTCCGCTCCCGCTGTCGCAAAGCCTGCTGCTCTGCTGGCCGCAGCTCGTCGGCTTGCTGGCGGCGACGATGATCTGCTTCGGGCTGTCCTACGCCTTGTTCATGCGGCAGGAAATTCGTTCCCGGGCTTGA
- a CDS encoding COG1470 family protein translates to MLRACRLRSFTWLLAICFVLGVTTFGLGAGKAAAAGSVELYTPYLELSAPPGDSISYAIDVINHGSSTEKVGLGFDAKGNQWNEQLTAGGRNVSQLAVKAGETQTVNLELDVPLEVNKGVYRFEVDAGGVSLPLAVDVSEQGTFRTELTTDQPNMEGHSDSTFTFSATLRNRTAEKQTYALEAQAQPGWDATFVDGSNSVTSVEVDPNGEKTISIAVKPPETVKAGTYKIPIAAGNNSTSANTTVEAVVTGTYDLKLSTSDDLLSTDVTAGSQRHLDMVVTNSGSSELKSVALSADTPSGWEVSFEPATIDSIAPGGTSHVQATIKADKKALAGDYVVNITAAAPEKSADAQIRVAVKSSVLWGWVGILIIIVVAAGIYYLFRKYGRR, encoded by the coding sequence ATGCTTCGTGCATGCCGCTTAAGGAGCTTTACTTGGCTCCTTGCTATTTGTTTCGTTCTGGGAGTGACGACGTTCGGTCTAGGTGCCGGCAAGGCTGCAGCCGCCGGTTCGGTGGAGCTGTACACGCCGTATTTGGAGTTGTCCGCGCCGCCGGGCGATTCGATTTCGTATGCGATCGACGTGATCAACCATGGCAGTTCGACGGAAAAAGTCGGCCTCGGCTTCGATGCCAAAGGAAACCAATGGAACGAACAATTGACCGCCGGCGGACGGAACGTAAGCCAGCTTGCCGTCAAAGCCGGTGAAACGCAAACCGTCAACCTGGAACTCGACGTGCCGCTCGAGGTCAACAAAGGCGTTTACCGCTTCGAAGTGGACGCCGGCGGCGTATCGCTGCCGCTGGCCGTGGACGTCTCCGAGCAAGGAACGTTCCGGACGGAACTCACGACGGATCAGCCCAATATGGAGGGGCATTCCGATTCGACCTTCACGTTCAGCGCGACGCTGCGCAACCGAACCGCCGAGAAGCAAACCTACGCCCTGGAAGCGCAGGCCCAGCCCGGCTGGGATGCGACTTTCGTCGACGGCTCCAACAGCGTGACGTCCGTCGAAGTCGACCCGAACGGCGAGAAGACGATCAGCATCGCCGTCAAACCGCCCGAAACGGTCAAAGCGGGCACGTATAAAATTCCGATCGCGGCCGGAAACAACTCCACCTCCGCCAATACGACCGTGGAAGCCGTCGTCACCGGCACTTACGATCTGAAGCTCAGCACCTCGGACGACTTGCTCAGCACCGACGTTACCGCAGGATCCCAACGCCATTTGGACATGGTCGTGACGAATTCCGGCTCGTCGGAGCTGAAGAGCGTCGCCCTGTCGGCCGACACGCCTTCCGGCTGGGAAGTTTCCTTCGAGCCGGCGACGATCGACAGCATCGCGCCGGGCGGAACGTCGCATGTGCAGGCAACGATCAAAGCCGACAAGAAGGCGCTCGCCGGCGATTATGTCGTGAATATAACGGCGGCCGCCCCGGAGAAAAGCGCCGATGCCCAAATTCGCGTCGCCGTTAAATCGTCCGTGCTCTGGGGCTGGGTCGGCATCCTCATCATCATCGTGGTGGCGGCAGGCATTTATTATCTGTTTCGCAAATACGGGAGGCGGTAA
- a CDS encoding ABC transporter ATP-binding protein, which translates to MAQQQAQTSLPDDAISLPLPIIELNRLTKRYDGQTAVNGLNLTIAKGEIFGLLGPNGAGKTTTILMMLGLTEPTSGRVRVCGLDPTRQPLQVKRRVGYMPDDVGFYEDRTALDNLLFTARLNRIHPAPARVQALELLERVGLSDALGKKVGAFSRGMRQRLGIADVLIKRPEVIILDEPTLGIDPEGVRELLQLIRDLSRLEGLTVLLSSHHLHQVQQICDRVGLFVRGELIASGDVDSLAEQLDDDRAITVELEVSGWSAELGERLAGLDGVLAFNGSAVNDGGAGESARGETAPDHGTVRFSLRCSRDLTTAAAKTVIESGANLHAVQRKQYGLDDIYHRYFEGGGTVDRNNGKT; encoded by the coding sequence ATGGCGCAACAGCAGGCGCAGACGTCGCTGCCGGATGATGCCATTTCTCTTCCGCTCCCGATCATTGAGCTGAACCGGCTGACAAAGCGGTACGACGGACAGACCGCCGTCAATGGTTTGAACTTGACCATCGCCAAAGGCGAAATTTTCGGCCTGCTCGGCCCGAACGGCGCCGGCAAGACGACGACGATTCTGATGATGCTTGGCTTGACCGAGCCGACAAGCGGCCGCGTACGGGTATGCGGACTCGATCCGACCAGGCAGCCGCTTCAGGTGAAACGGCGCGTCGGCTATATGCCGGATGATGTCGGTTTCTATGAGGACCGTACGGCGCTCGACAATTTGCTCTTCACCGCAAGGCTGAACCGGATACATCCGGCACCGGCTCGGGTGCAGGCGTTGGAGCTGCTGGAGCGGGTCGGGCTGTCCGACGCGCTGGGGAAGAAAGTCGGCGCGTTCTCGCGCGGGATGCGCCAGCGGCTGGGGATCGCGGACGTGCTGATCAAGCGGCCGGAGGTGATCATCCTCGATGAGCCGACGCTCGGCATCGACCCCGAAGGCGTGCGCGAACTGCTGCAGCTCATTCGGGACTTGAGCCGCCTGGAAGGGCTGACCGTGCTCCTGTCCTCCCATCATTTGCATCAGGTTCAACAAATTTGCGACCGCGTCGGCTTGTTCGTGCGCGGGGAATTGATCGCTTCCGGGGACGTCGACTCGCTTGCGGAGCAGCTGGACGACGACCGCGCCATTACGGTGGAACTCGAGGTGTCCGGCTGGAGCGCCGAGCTCGGGGAACGGCTCGCCGGACTTGATGGCGTGCTGGCCTTCAACGGCAGCGCCGTCAACGACGGGGGCGCTGGCGAAAGCGCCCGGGGCGAAACCGCGCCGGACCATGGAACGGTCCGCTTCTCGCTTCGCTGCTCGCGCGATCTGACGACGGCTGCCGCGAAGACAGTCATTGAGAGCGGCGCCAATCTGCATGCGGTCCAGCGCAAGCAGTATGGACTCGACGACATTTATCACCGGTATTTTGAAGGAGGCGGGACGGTTGATCGAAACAACGGCAAAACCTGA
- a CDS encoding IS1182 family transposase (programmed frameshift), translated as MLRSNKEKQQNYELVSIEDLVPADHMLRKIDKYIDFTFIDEKVRHLYSQDNGRPAIDPLVLFKMIFLGYFYGIRSERQLEREVQTNLAYRWFLGLGLTDRVPDHTTISWNRRTRFKGTSVFQDIFDEIVLQAISHRMVGGRMLVSDSTHVKANANKHKYTKEQVQQNTRDYLDELNSAVESDRKAQGKKPLKPREEVNEDKEVKVSTTDPDSGYMFREGKPEGFFYLDHRTVDAKHNLITDVFVTAGNVHDSVPYLSRLDRQRNRFGFAVEAVALDSGYMTTPICKGLEDRNIFGVIAHRRFQPTQGLIPKWKFTYDAERNVYVCPQQQELPYRTTDREGYRHYASNPKQCASCPMLEKCTRSHNKRKIVTRHIWEDSKEKVRLNRLSKSGKKLYRKRKETIERSFADAKQLHGFRYCRLRGLHNVMEQALMTAAVQNMKKIALQLEKRASEG; from the exons GTGCTACGATCGAACAAAGAAAAACAGCAGAATTACGAATTGGTTTCCATAGAAGATTTGGTACCTGCGGATCACATGCTTCGCAAGATCGATAAATACATTGACTTCACCTTTATCGACGAGAAGGTTCGCCATCTCTATTCGCAAGACAATGGGCGTCCAGCTATCGATCCCCTTGTTCTCTTCAAGATGATCTTCTTAGGCTATTTCTACGGCATTCGTTCCGAACGTCAACTGGAACGCGAGGTCCAAACGAACTTGGCTTATCGCTGGTTTCTAGGATTGGGACTCACCGATCGTGTTCCGGACCACACCACGATCAGCTGGAATCGTCGTACGCGTTTCAAAGGTACCTCGGTTTTCCAGGACATCTTCGATGAGATTGTGCTGCAAGCCATCTCGCATCGGATGGTTGGCGGTCGTATGCTCGTTTCCGATTCCACGCACGTAAAAGCCAATGCGAATAAACACAAATACACCAAAGAGCAGGTTCAGCAAAACACGCGTGATTATCTGGACGAGTTAAATTCCGCGGTCGAATCTGACCGAAAAGCGCAAGGAAAAAAGC CTCTAAAACCACGAGAGGAGGTGAATGAAGACAAGGAAGTGAAGGTCAGTACAACCGACCCGGACAGCGGTTATATGTTTCGAGAAGGCAAGCCGGAAGGCTTCTTCTATCTGGACCACCGCACCGTCGATGCGAAACACAACCTCATTACCGATGTCTTCGTCACCGCAGGCAATGTGCATGATTCCGTGCCGTATCTCTCACGCTTGGACCGCCAACGTAACCGATTTGGTTTTGCCGTAGAAGCTGTCGCACTTGATTCTGGTTATATGACAACGCCGATTTGCAAGGGACTTGAAGACCGTAACATTTTCGGCGTCATTGCGCACCGAAGATTTCAACCAACACAGGGTCTGATTCCAAAGTGGAAGTTTACCTATGATGCAGAGCGAAACGTTTACGTATGCCCACAGCAGCAAGAGCTGCCCTACCGAACCACGGACCGTGAAGGTTACCGGCACTATGCTTCAAACCCGAAACAGTGCGCATCCTGCCCGATGCTGGAGAAGTGCACACGATCCCACAACAAGCGAAAGATTGTGACCCGGCATATCTGGGAGGACAGCAAGGAGAAAGTACGTTTGAATCGCCTGAGCAAGTCGGGGAAAAAGTTGTACCGAAAACGAAAAGAAACAATTGAGCGAAGCTTCGCGGATGCTAAACAGCTCCACGGGTTTCGCTATTGCCGTTTGCGGGGGTTACATAACGTGATGGAACAAGCGTTGATGACCGCCGCCGTACAGAACATGAAGAAGATTGCCCTCCAACTAGAGAAGAGGGCTTCGGAGGGGTAA
- a CDS encoding TetR/AcrR family transcriptional regulator codes for MKRTPRTSRDLQAAERREQILQGAKDMFAEHGFHGTSMRMINKHVGITDGLLYHYFPGGKQEILETIFNEAQEARLASMDKLLASIEPNLPLETAMTQFLVGMFRTLTGDRAFLRIMFRDAESIQSEQRNFFSEMIQQRHGTLTEVLKKRAEAGEIREMDYALAAHQILSVGVVCTLREVSFINVIGVEAETYIRSMVTFSVSQWRK; via the coding sequence TTGAAACGGACGCCACGTACGAGCAGAGATTTGCAGGCGGCGGAGCGCAGGGAACAAATTCTTCAAGGCGCCAAAGACATGTTTGCCGAGCACGGCTTTCACGGCACCTCGATGCGGATGATCAACAAGCATGTCGGCATTACGGACGGTTTGCTGTATCATTATTTTCCCGGCGGGAAGCAGGAGATATTGGAGACGATCTTTAATGAAGCGCAGGAAGCCCGACTAGCGAGCATGGATAAGCTCCTCGCGTCCATCGAGCCCAATTTGCCGCTGGAAACCGCGATGACTCAATTTCTGGTCGGCATGTTCAGGACGTTGACGGGAGACCGGGCATTCCTTCGCATTATGTTTCGGGATGCGGAGTCCATCCAGTCGGAGCAGCGTAATTTCTTCTCGGAGATGATTCAGCAGCGGCACGGCACGCTGACCGAAGTGCTGAAGAAACGGGCGGAAGCAGGCGAAATCCGCGAAATGGATTATGCGTTGGCAGCTCATCAAATCCTTTCCGTGGGCGTCGTCTGCACGCTGCGCGAAGTCTCGTTCATTAATGTCATCGGCGTCGAGGCCGAGACCTATATTCGTAGCATGGTCACTTTCTCCGTGTCGCAATGGCGGAAGTGA
- a CDS encoding RNA polymerase sigma factor — protein sequence MGQSGENMSDILRAMCEGSADAFDAFYARYSALIMGIALRMLGDRMEAEDACHDVFLEALRRGDRYDPQRGSVDAWLAIMTRSRCLDRLRRSKKLIHREAWDAEEASDAEAAAEEKVLSQLQHEAVREALLALPARQQHAVVSSYYGSKTHSEMASAWNVPLGTVKSWVRYGLHNMRKQLEKRGWPDGKSSDAGEVRK from the coding sequence ATGGGCCAGTCCGGCGAAAATATGTCCGACATCCTTCGCGCGATGTGCGAAGGTTCGGCGGATGCGTTCGATGCGTTCTATGCCCGCTATTCGGCGCTCATCATGGGAATCGCGCTGCGCATGCTCGGCGATCGGATGGAAGCGGAAGACGCATGCCACGATGTGTTTCTGGAAGCGCTTCGCCGAGGAGACCGGTACGATCCGCAGCGCGGGTCCGTCGATGCATGGCTCGCCATTATGACCCGCAGCCGATGTTTGGATCGGCTGCGCCGGAGCAAGAAGCTGATTCACCGGGAAGCATGGGACGCGGAAGAGGCTTCGGATGCCGAGGCTGCCGCCGAAGAGAAGGTGTTGTCGCAGCTCCAGCACGAGGCGGTACGCGAAGCGCTGCTGGCGCTGCCCGCGCGTCAGCAGCATGCGGTGGTCAGCAGCTACTATGGCTCCAAGACGCATAGCGAGATGGCTTCCGCCTGGAACGTACCGCTTGGAACCGTGAAATCATGGGTGCGATACGGGCTTCATAACATGCGAAAACAGCTGGAGAAACGCGGATGGCCGGATGGCAAAAGCAGCGATGCGGGGGAGGTGCGAAAATGA
- a CDS encoding anti-sigma factor domain-containing protein: MNGTPDYEPETCGKHYAEEDWIDWLLDRKPPADRAVMLSHLARCSRCLSMRNMWEPLLAGGGMTGTPPATEQERGRGEEVRESSQPSEALRRRLRARVRLRSAGIRVRRAVQAQRRTSVFAAAIVMLLLLCAALVYRSASPSQADQRKVAAAALEPTAASFLQDPQTASFKVNPELEELGKGYIWFNDMSGEVYVMLEGLLPSEEHDVQVWAVDELAHEHVNLGLLHHDRPSSAHLYVKPGRLLQARHIALTVEPAGGSGNPTGPDVLVFPLQRG; encoded by the coding sequence ATGAACGGAACGCCGGATTACGAGCCGGAGACATGCGGCAAACATTACGCGGAAGAAGATTGGATCGATTGGCTGCTTGACCGCAAGCCGCCGGCCGATCGTGCGGTCATGTTAAGCCACCTTGCACGGTGCTCCCGCTGCCTTTCGATGCGGAACATGTGGGAGCCGCTGCTTGCGGGGGGCGGGATGACCGGGACACCGCCAGCGACGGAACAAGAGCGGGGCCGCGGCGAGGAGGTCCGGGAGTCTTCGCAGCCCTCCGAAGCGCTGCGTCGCCGGCTGCGCGCGCGCGTCCGTCTGCGTTCGGCGGGGATTCGCGTACGCCGCGCCGTGCAGGCGCAGCGCCGAACGAGCGTCTTCGCGGCGGCGATCGTCATGCTGCTGCTGCTGTGCGCGGCGCTCGTGTACCGGTCGGCATCGCCAAGTCAGGCCGATCAGCGCAAAGTGGCCGCGGCAGCGTTAGAGCCGACGGCGGCATCCTTCCTGCAGGATCCGCAGACGGCCAGCTTTAAGGTGAATCCCGAACTGGAGGAATTGGGGAAGGGGTATATTTGGTTTAACGACATGTCCGGCGAAGTTTACGTCATGCTGGAAGGACTGCTGCCGAGCGAAGAGCATGACGTGCAGGTATGGGCCGTGGATGAGCTTGCCCATGAACATGTCAATTTGGGGCTGCTTCATCACGATCGCCCCAGCAGCGCGCATCTGTACGTGAAGCCCGGAAGGCTTCTCCAAGCCCGTCATATCGCGCTGACGGTAGAGCCGGCTGGCGGGAGCGGCAACCCGACCGGACCTGACGTGCTCGTCTTCCCGCTGCAGCGCGGTTGA
- a CDS encoding VOC family protein — translation MSIQANKIFINLPVKDVKKTVTFFNEVGFGFNAQFSDENAACMVISEHIYVMLLSEAYFQTFTKKSVADATASTEVILAISATSRESVDEIVYKALSSGGSISNDPQDHGFMYAWSFQDIDGHLWEVIYMDENAAAQG, via the coding sequence GTGAGCATTCAAGCGAATAAAATTTTCATTAACTTGCCGGTCAAAGACGTTAAAAAAACGGTAACGTTCTTTAACGAGGTCGGGTTCGGGTTCAACGCCCAGTTTTCCGACGAGAACGCGGCATGCATGGTCATCAGCGAGCATATCTACGTGATGCTGCTGTCCGAAGCGTATTTCCAGACGTTCACGAAGAAATCCGTAGCCGATGCGACTGCCAGCACGGAAGTGATTTTGGCCATTTCCGCTACCAGCAGGGAAAGCGTGGACGAAATCGTCTACAAGGCGCTTTCTTCGGGCGGTTCGATATCGAACGATCCGCAAGACCACGGCTTCATGTATGCCTGGAGCTTCCAGGACATCGACGGCCATTTGTGGGAAGTCATCTATATGGACGAGAATGCCGCGGCTCAAGGCTAA
- a CDS encoding phospholipase D-like domain-containing protein has translation MKRISFILTAVLSVFVAGCSIYASPTATAPEAEGVKAEWAFTQAGQKPDQLLIGVIDGAVKTLDIAIYSLTQPDIVDAVKRAKKRGVEVRIITDRIQAEGKSQREALKLLGSAGIPMKKNKHSGLMHLKMTIADGTTATTGSFNYSKAASTTNDEVLMVLRNADVARSFEQQFQAMWEDTSGFETISATIADGSGSAVPEESTNEEPAAPSGQSVVYRSCAEARAAGAAPLHQGDPGYSSKLDGDGDGIACE, from the coding sequence ATGAAACGCATATCATTCATACTCACGGCCGTGTTGTCCGTCTTCGTGGCCGGCTGCTCCATTTATGCCTCGCCGACCGCTACGGCGCCGGAAGCAGAAGGCGTTAAAGCGGAGTGGGCGTTTACGCAAGCCGGGCAGAAGCCGGATCAGCTGCTGATCGGCGTCATCGACGGCGCCGTGAAGACGCTCGACATCGCCATTTACAGCCTGACGCAGCCGGACATCGTCGATGCCGTCAAGCGCGCGAAGAAGCGCGGCGTCGAGGTCCGCATCATTACGGACCGCATTCAAGCCGAAGGCAAGAGCCAGCGGGAAGCGCTCAAGCTGCTCGGCAGCGCAGGCATTCCGATGAAGAAAAACAAACATAGCGGCTTGATGCATCTGAAGATGACGATTGCCGACGGAACAACGGCGACGACGGGATCCTTCAACTATTCGAAGGCGGCCAGCACCACGAACGACGAAGTGCTGATGGTTCTGCGAAACGCTGACGTTGCCCGTTCGTTCGAGCAGCAATTCCAGGCGATGTGGGAAGATACGTCGGGGTTCGAGACCATCTCGGCGACCATCGCGGACGGTTCAGGCAGCGCGGTTCCGGAAGAATCCACGAATGAGGAACCTGCCGCTCCGTCCGGACAATCAGTCGTGTATCGCAGCTGCGCAGAGGCGAGAGCAGCAGGCGCGGCACCGCTTCATCAAGGCGACCCCGGCTACAGTTCGAAGCTGGACGGCGACGGCGACGGCATCGCATGCGAGTGA
- a CDS encoding YhgE/Pip domain-containing protein, with the protein MIHFFRQKHPYLTVVLVFVVVLVLGLAQLGSTVNPVPRNLPVLLVQQDAGAKTPAGDIDYGKLIADKLTASKAPNGGDNPLEWQTAESEEAAVDAMNHQKAYAALVIPADFSAKLASLLSPEPHSASVALYINQGMNYNGATMTSGILTQMINGASAQIRAEMLAAVDKQGGTLTAAQTAALAVPIDAAISNINAVGANSSNGNAPVVLTQLVWFGAMVSTMMLFIAANKATQTGSRRHRLGIRVSQIVMGAVATGAASLSILVIAGQWFGLDIPDYSSVGLFMFFAGFMFFLLQTMIVSWLGFAGVPLFVLVFFFGAPVLSLPSQLLPAFSHHFLYSWLPLRFSVEGLRDLFYFDGGPNLSEPSWTLAMIGIAGAGLILLSVLKKQAIAAPASNARAEDGSMTNAAASDGI; encoded by the coding sequence GTGATTCATTTTTTCAGGCAAAAGCATCCTTATCTTACTGTAGTGCTCGTCTTCGTAGTGGTCCTTGTGCTTGGCTTGGCCCAGCTTGGATCTACCGTCAATCCGGTTCCGAGAAACTTGCCCGTTCTGCTCGTGCAGCAGGATGCGGGCGCGAAGACGCCGGCTGGCGATATCGATTACGGCAAGCTGATCGCGGATAAGCTGACGGCTTCGAAGGCTCCGAACGGCGGGGATAATCCGCTCGAATGGCAGACCGCGGAATCCGAAGAGGCGGCCGTGGATGCGATGAACCATCAAAAGGCCTATGCGGCGCTGGTGATACCCGCCGACTTCTCCGCGAAGTTAGCCAGTCTGTTGTCGCCGGAACCTCATTCCGCCTCCGTCGCGTTGTATATCAACCAGGGGATGAACTATAACGGCGCAACGATGACGAGCGGCATCCTGACGCAGATGATTAACGGTGCGAGCGCGCAAATCCGGGCGGAAATGCTGGCTGCCGTCGATAAACAAGGCGGCACGTTGACGGCAGCGCAGACGGCGGCGCTGGCCGTGCCGATCGATGCGGCGATCTCGAATATCAATGCCGTCGGCGCCAATAGCTCGAATGGCAATGCGCCCGTCGTGCTGACGCAGCTCGTCTGGTTCGGCGCGATGGTGTCCACGATGATGCTGTTCATTGCCGCCAACAAAGCGACGCAGACCGGATCCCGCCGGCATCGTCTCGGCATCCGGGTATCGCAAATCGTCATGGGCGCCGTTGCGACAGGCGCTGCCTCGCTGAGCATTCTTGTCATCGCGGGCCAGTGGTTCGGACTCGACATTCCGGATTATTCGTCCGTCGGCCTGTTTATGTTCTTCGCCGGCTTCATGTTCTTCTTGCTGCAAACGATGATCGTCAGCTGGCTCGGGTTTGCCGGCGTTCCGCTGTTCGTGCTCGTCTTCTTCTTCGGCGCGCCCGTGTTGTCGCTTCCGTCGCAGCTGCTGCCTGCTTTCAGCCATCATTTCCTCTATTCCTGGCTGCCGCTCCGCTTTTCCGTCGAAGGGCTGCGCGATCTGTTTTATTTTGACGGCGGTCCGAACTTGAGCGAGCCTTCCTGGACGCTGGCTATGATCGGAATTGCCGGGGCGGGGCTAATCCTGCTCTCGGTGCTGAAGAAGCAAGCGATCGCTGCCCCGGCATCGAATGCGCGGGCTGAAGACGGTTCGATGACGAACGCGGCTGCAAGCGACGGCATTTGA